A genomic window from Candidatus Eremiobacterota bacterium includes:
- a CDS encoding S1 RNA-binding domain-containing protein, translated as MLDEGQVLTGVIVAKYQDELLVDIGGKSEGILPFRELSLAIEPKELKVGDTLEVMIHRIDDQDGQLYLSERRARALKTWEKVIEAHENDEVIEATVTQVVKGGVLVDLGMRGFVPASQIRRQPVGNLDELVGKKLRLKVIDLDHKRHRVVLSQRQVLEEELNAKKQELLGTLQVGQIREGVVVRLAEFGAFVDLGGIDGLIHNSELSYARIKHPSEVVKIGDTVSVEVMKFDPEAKKVSLSLKHALPDPWVEHADKLWEGNKLVAQVVKVTPNYLLVEIVPGVLAMVPKGEFDAGVQYSPGQEIDVTLLTINHGTRRITGSIQHVADVAPEELEAIPLEDGFGSLGTELQQPV; from the coding sequence GTGCTCGACGAGGGTCAGGTGCTCACCGGCGTCATCGTCGCCAAGTACCAGGACGAGCTCCTCGTCGACATCGGCGGCAAGTCCGAAGGGATTCTGCCGTTCCGCGAGCTCTCGCTCGCGATCGAACCCAAAGAGCTCAAGGTCGGCGACACCCTGGAAGTCATGATCCACCGAATCGACGACCAGGACGGCCAGCTCTATTTGAGCGAGCGGCGCGCCCGCGCCCTGAAGACCTGGGAGAAGGTCATCGAGGCGCACGAGAACGACGAAGTGATCGAAGCGACCGTGACGCAAGTCGTCAAGGGCGGCGTTCTCGTCGACCTCGGGATGCGCGGCTTCGTTCCCGCCTCGCAGATCCGCCGTCAGCCCGTCGGCAACCTCGACGAATTGGTCGGCAAGAAGCTGCGGCTCAAGGTCATCGACCTCGACCACAAGCGCCACCGCGTCGTGCTCTCGCAGCGCCAGGTGCTCGAAGAAGAGCTGAACGCGAAGAAGCAGGAGCTGCTCGGGACGCTGCAGGTCGGCCAGATCCGCGAAGGCGTCGTCGTGCGGCTCGCCGAGTTCGGCGCGTTCGTCGACCTGGGCGGCATCGACGGCCTCATCCACAACAGCGAGCTGTCGTACGCGCGCATCAAGCACCCGTCCGAGGTCGTCAAGATCGGCGACACCGTCTCGGTCGAGGTGATGAAGTTCGACCCCGAGGCGAAGAAGGTCTCGCTCTCGCTCAAGCACGCGCTGCCCGACCCGTGGGTCGAGCACGCGGACAAGCTGTGGGAAGGCAACAAGCTCGTCGCGCAGGTCGTGAAGGTGACCCCGAACTACCTGCTGGTCGAGATCGTCCCGGGCGTGCTGGCGATGGTTCCGAAGGGCGAGTTCGACGCCGGCGTGCAGTACTCGCCGGGTCAGGAGATCGACGTCACGCTGCTGACGATCAACCACGGCACGCGCCGCATCACCGGCTCGATCCAGCACGTCGCCGACGTCGCGCCCGAAGAACTCGAAGCGATCCCGCTCGAGGACGGCTTCGGTTCGCTCGGCACGGAGCTCCAACAGCCCGTCTGA
- the mutM gene encoding bifunctional DNA-formamidopyrimidine glycosylase/DNA-(apurinic or apyrimidinic site) lyase, with the protein MPELPEVETIARGLAHAVAGKTIAGVTVSMPKIAIAPAGESFEQALAGETIAAVGRRGKYVVFGLGSGRRLAVHLRMTGRLIVQPAGYPEPYPYTHVLLAFSDGSRLCFADMRQFGRMRLLALGDPWDADGGVEPLSEGFTSEAFVSMLDGRRTPIKAFLLDQSRIAGIGNIYACEALWEAGIRPSRPSHKISRPARRRLHGAVRNVLQRAIEARGTSVDDYVDAEGLKGGFQNQLAVYGRLGEPCPRCGKPIVRTVIGQRGTWWCRGCQK; encoded by the coding sequence GTGCCCGAGCTTCCCGAAGTCGAGACGATCGCGCGCGGTCTCGCTCATGCCGTGGCCGGCAAGACCATTGCCGGGGTCACGGTGAGCATGCCCAAGATCGCGATCGCGCCGGCCGGAGAGTCGTTCGAGCAGGCGCTCGCCGGTGAGACGATCGCCGCCGTCGGGCGGCGTGGGAAATACGTCGTCTTCGGGCTGGGCTCGGGGCGGCGCCTGGCGGTCCATCTGCGGATGACCGGCCGGCTGATCGTCCAGCCGGCGGGCTACCCGGAGCCCTACCCGTACACCCACGTGCTGCTCGCCTTTTCCGACGGCTCGCGGCTGTGCTTCGCCGACATGCGGCAGTTCGGCAGGATGCGGCTGCTTGCGCTAGGCGACCCCTGGGACGCGGACGGCGGGGTGGAACCGCTCTCCGAGGGGTTTACCAGCGAGGCGTTTGTGAGTATGCTGGACGGGCGTCGCACGCCGATCAAGGCGTTCCTGCTCGACCAGAGCCGGATCGCCGGGATCGGGAACATCTATGCGTGCGAGGCCTTGTGGGAAGCGGGGATCCGGCCGAGCCGACCGTCCCACAAGATCAGCAGGCCGGCGAGACGCCGGCTGCACGGCGCGGTCCGAAACGTGCTCCAGCGTGCCATCGAGGCGCGCGGGACGTCCGTGGACGACTACGTCGATGCTGAGGGGCTGAAGGGCGGGTTCCAAAACCAACTCGCCGTTTACGGTCGCCTCGGCGAACCGTGCCCCCGATGCGGGAAACCGATCGTGCGCACGGTGATCGGACAGCGCGGGACCTGGTGGTGCCGCGGCTGCCAAAAATAA
- a CDS encoding DUF1003 domain-containing protein, translating to MDATTTVHTAPTDVTEHPLVHDVNQEASDNLSPVERFCKRVADSTGAPIALFLAIVVQAIWIPVGMLTKWDPYPFAFLLTCSNILQLILIFIIAVGQRQSVAHDELRAEHDHDTISRLLYHQEVQENILIQIAARTECDVDAIRKMVAQLAVQDSSP from the coding sequence ATGGATGCGACGACTACCGTGCACACCGCGCCGACCGACGTCACGGAACACCCCCTCGTCCACGACGTCAACCAAGAGGCCTCCGACAATCTCTCGCCGGTCGAGAGGTTCTGCAAACGCGTCGCGGACTCGACCGGAGCGCCGATTGCGCTGTTCCTGGCGATCGTCGTTCAAGCGATCTGGATCCCGGTCGGGATGCTGACGAAGTGGGACCCGTACCCGTTCGCGTTCCTCTTGACCTGCTCGAACATCTTGCAGCTGATCCTGATCTTCATCATCGCGGTCGGTCAGCGCCAGTCGGTCGCGCACGACGAGCTCCGCGCCGAGCACGACCACGACACGATCTCGCGCCTACTCTATCATCAAGAAGTGCAAGAGAACATCTTGATTCAAATTGCCGCCCGCACCGAGTGCGACGTCGACGCGATCAGAAAGATGGTCGCGCAGCTCGCCGTCCAGGACTCGTCACCATAG
- a CDS encoding formylglycine-generating enzyme family protein yields the protein MVRLAGGEFLMGSEAFYPEERPVRRERVDAFFIDRHHVTNAEFERFVAATGYVTVAERPLELAQIPGAPVQSYPAGSLVFKQTEGPVDLSDSRNWWHYVPGAQWRHPQGPESSVDGLEDHPVVHVAYEDCEAYAAWADKSLPTEAEWEFAARGGLEGKAFTWGDEREPGGTIMANTWQGEFPWQNTLRDGYARTSPYGAFPPNGYGLYDMAGNAWEWTCDWYRAQPGVPRSPCCSPVDESYDESSPEIRIPRKVLKGGSHLCAPNYCLRFRPAARMPQMIDTGMSHLGFRCVRSG from the coding sequence ATGGTCCGGCTCGCCGGAGGCGAGTTTCTCATGGGCTCGGAGGCGTTCTATCCCGAGGAACGCCCCGTGCGGCGCGAGCGCGTCGATGCGTTCTTCATCGACCGGCACCATGTCACCAACGCCGAGTTCGAGCGGTTCGTCGCAGCGACCGGATACGTCACGGTCGCGGAACGGCCGCTCGAGCTCGCGCAAATTCCCGGCGCGCCGGTGCAGAGCTATCCTGCCGGCTCGCTCGTGTTCAAGCAGACCGAAGGTCCGGTCGATCTGAGCGACTCGCGCAATTGGTGGCACTACGTCCCCGGCGCGCAGTGGCGTCATCCGCAAGGCCCGGAGAGCTCCGTTGACGGCTTGGAGGATCATCCGGTCGTGCACGTCGCGTACGAAGACTGCGAAGCGTACGCGGCGTGGGCGGACAAATCGTTGCCGACCGAAGCGGAATGGGAATTTGCCGCGCGCGGCGGGCTGGAAGGGAAGGCGTTCACCTGGGGCGACGAGCGCGAGCCGGGCGGAACGATCATGGCGAACACGTGGCAAGGCGAGTTCCCGTGGCAGAACACGCTGCGCGACGGCTACGCACGCACCTCGCCGTACGGCGCGTTTCCGCCGAACGGCTACGGCTTGTACGACATGGCGGGAAACGCGTGGGAGTGGACGTGCGACTGGTATCGCGCGCAGCCGGGCGTGCCGCGCTCGCCGTGCTGCTCGCCGGTCGACGAAAGCTACGACGAAAGCTCGCCCGAGATTCGCATCCCGCGCAAAGTTCTCAAGGGCGGCTCACACCTGTGCGCGCCGAACTACTGCCTGCGCTTCCGCCCAGCAGCCCGCATGCCGCAAATGATCGACACCGGAATGAGCCACCTAGGCTTCCGCTGCGTGCGCAGCGGTTAG
- a CDS encoding DUF2384 domain-containing protein: protein MTFDEMVKVFGGRKSLGGGSLRSYFDFDRVIHEGLPVSAFRHAIESLEQPETTVVEGIGISRTTLGRRKQAGRLGFVDSERAVRLGAIIALGRVALGSTRAVGRWLLRANSALGGEIPIRLLQTDVGARQVEAVLGRALLGGYS from the coding sequence GTGACTTTCGACGAGATGGTGAAGGTGTTCGGCGGCCGAAAGAGCCTCGGCGGAGGTTCGCTGCGGTCGTACTTCGATTTCGATCGGGTGATTCACGAAGGGTTACCGGTTTCGGCCTTTCGCCACGCGATCGAGTCGTTGGAGCAGCCGGAGACGACGGTGGTCGAAGGGATCGGAATCTCGCGCACGACGCTCGGCCGCCGAAAGCAAGCCGGGCGACTGGGCTTTGTGGATTCCGAACGTGCGGTTCGCCTCGGTGCGATCATCGCGCTCGGACGGGTCGCGCTGGGATCGACGCGGGCCGTCGGGCGTTGGCTCCTAAGGGCGAACTCGGCACTCGGCGGTGAGATCCCGATTCGATTGCTGCAGACTGACGTCGGCGCACGCCAAGTCGAAGCGGTGCTTGGGCGAGCATTGCTGGGCGGGTACAGTTGA
- a CDS encoding RraA family protein, whose protein sequence is MAATPTTPLTADELERLRRYDTCTVANAIETFDVRPRTAGFASPEIRCIFPQFGVMVGYAVTARARASAPANGSYSRHGWWDAIVASRSPRVAVIQDLDDPPIGAFWGEVQSNIHRALGCEGVVTNGGVRDLREVEALGFQYFAGSVMVSHAYVHMVDFGTPVTIGGLQIRAGDLIHADRHGVQVIPPEIARAIPDAAEKVIAHERKIISLCQSPEFTLDELKRIVP, encoded by the coding sequence ATGGCCGCCACACCGACGACGCCGCTCACCGCCGATGAGCTCGAACGGCTCCGGCGCTATGACACGTGCACGGTCGCGAACGCCATCGAGACCTTCGATGTGCGGCCGCGCACGGCCGGTTTCGCCTCGCCGGAGATCCGCTGCATCTTCCCACAGTTCGGCGTGATGGTCGGCTATGCCGTGACGGCGCGTGCGCGGGCCAGCGCTCCGGCGAACGGAAGCTACTCGCGCCACGGCTGGTGGGATGCGATCGTCGCGTCACGGTCGCCGCGTGTTGCGGTCATTCAGGATCTCGACGATCCGCCCATCGGCGCGTTCTGGGGCGAAGTGCAGTCGAACATCCACCGCGCGCTGGGCTGCGAAGGCGTCGTGACGAACGGCGGCGTGCGCGACCTGCGCGAAGTCGAGGCGCTCGGCTTTCAGTACTTCGCCGGCTCGGTGATGGTCTCGCACGCGTACGTGCACATGGTCGACTTCGGAACGCCGGTAACGATCGGCGGCCTGCAGATTCGCGCCGGCGACCTCATCCACGCCGACCGCCACGGCGTCCAGGTGATCCCGCCGGAGATCGCGCGCGCGATCCCCGACGCAGCCGAGAAGGTGATCGCGCACGAACGCAAGATCATCTCGCTCTGTCAGTCGCCCGAATTCACCCTCGACGAACTGAAGCGAATCGTGCCGTAA
- a CDS encoding RES family NAD+ phosphorylase — protein sequence MDVYRIGYRVFAKDPLDGEGSFLYGGRWSSPGTRMAYTSTTLTLAMAEFLAHVKVDDFDIDTPPALIYVRATFPDAGVLTIDQIGATLPVGWDEVPAPAVDAALGDAWTRSGKSLALLVPSVHVPIETPERNVLINPLHRDFKRVTISVREFVYDRRLLAARGMAAGARIKGRTSSPSRRRT from the coding sequence ATGGACGTCTACCGAATCGGTTATCGCGTCTTCGCCAAGGACCCTCTCGACGGAGAGGGTTCGTTCTTGTACGGGGGCCGTTGGTCGAGTCCCGGAACGCGCATGGCGTACACATCGACGACGCTGACGCTTGCGATGGCAGAATTCCTCGCCCACGTGAAAGTCGACGACTTCGACATCGATACGCCGCCCGCACTCATCTACGTGAGGGCGACGTTTCCGGATGCCGGCGTACTGACGATCGATCAGATCGGCGCAACCCTTCCGGTCGGCTGGGACGAGGTTCCGGCGCCGGCTGTCGATGCCGCGTTAGGTGACGCGTGGACTCGCAGCGGAAAGTCTCTTGCGCTGCTCGTGCCCTCCGTTCACGTTCCGATCGAAACACCGGAGAGAAACGTTCTGATCAACCCACTGCACCGAGATTTCAAGCGCGTGACAATCAGCGTTCGCGAGTTCGTGTACGACCGACGACTCCTTGCCGCTCGCGGAATGGCTGCCGGCGCAAGGATTAAAGGGCGCACCTCATCCCCATCGCGCCGAAGAACCTGA
- a CDS encoding winged helix-turn-helix domain-containing protein, whose amino-acid sequence MVTRIGAPIVAETARPNLQEVFKRYAFGPFVLDARREVLCAGGVPLPLGPRAVATLAALVERAGEVVTKDELLDRVWPSEDVNESNVAQSVYLLRKALREHGVTGAIATVARRGYRFTAAVELLAEPQRPPIPIRLAGEAAPVGGRVRRWLSAAVALALLMLAGVPAARAVSHPPPLSARGAELYRLGRYYWNLRTPLGLATSTRLFHGVVASDPRSPLGHAGLADAALMTADYEHPHARVAALYAQARREIAAALALDRGSAVAHASLGMLRYAANHDESGSEAEFRRAIELDPNYAIAHHWYGTTLLERGRLAEATRELHAAAALDPVSSATGGWLAEASYYGGRYRDAITYARRALDLDPHRAGALRRLGLAYELTGDVRRAIETFQRMRVSGPDAGYAPALLAEAYARAGRRAAARAELRDAVRLHPRDGDTALAMLALGERERGLAILAVMRPDSSDYRALVDPRLAPFRDALRERARRLKHQG is encoded by the coding sequence GTGGTGACTCGCATCGGTGCGCCGATCGTCGCAGAGACCGCGCGGCCGAATCTTCAAGAAGTTTTCAAACGCTACGCTTTCGGCCCGTTCGTGCTCGACGCGCGGCGCGAGGTGCTGTGCGCGGGCGGCGTGCCGCTCCCGCTCGGACCGCGCGCCGTCGCGACGCTGGCCGCGCTCGTCGAGCGCGCCGGCGAGGTAGTGACCAAGGACGAGCTGCTCGACCGGGTCTGGCCCAGCGAGGACGTGAACGAAAGCAACGTCGCGCAGAGCGTCTACCTGTTGCGCAAGGCGCTGCGCGAGCACGGTGTCACCGGCGCGATTGCCACCGTCGCGCGCCGCGGCTATCGCTTCACGGCCGCGGTCGAGCTGCTCGCCGAGCCGCAGCGCCCGCCGATTCCGATCCGGCTCGCCGGCGAGGCGGCGCCGGTCGGCGGTCGCGTGCGCCGCTGGCTCTCGGCGGCGGTCGCGCTCGCGTTGCTGATGCTCGCGGGCGTTCCGGCGGCGCGGGCGGTCTCGCACCCGCCGCCGCTGTCCGCACGCGGCGCGGAGCTGTACCGGCTCGGGCGCTATTACTGGAACCTGCGCACTCCGCTCGGCCTGGCGACCAGCACGCGTCTGTTCCACGGCGTCGTCGCGAGCGACCCGCGCAGCCCGCTCGGGCACGCCGGGCTCGCCGACGCCGCGCTGATGACCGCCGACTACGAGCACCCGCACGCGCGCGTGGCGGCGTTGTACGCGCAGGCGCGGCGCGAGATCGCCGCCGCGCTCGCGCTCGACCGCGGCTCGGCGGTCGCCCACGCGTCGCTCGGGATGTTGCGCTATGCCGCGAACCACGACGAGTCGGGGTCCGAGGCGGAATTCCGGCGCGCGATCGAGCTCGATCCGAACTATGCGATCGCGCACCACTGGTACGGCACGACGCTGCTCGAGCGCGGCCGGCTCGCCGAGGCGACCCGCGAGCTGCACGCGGCCGCGGCGCTCGACCCGGTCTCGTCGGCGACCGGCGGCTGGCTCGCCGAGGCGTCGTACTACGGCGGGCGCTATCGCGATGCGATCACGTACGCGCGCCGCGCGCTCGACCTCGACCCGCACCGCGCCGGCGCGCTGCGCCGCCTCGGCCTCGCCTACGAGCTCACCGGCGACGTCCGGCGCGCGATCGAGACGTTCCAGCGCATGCGCGTCAGCGGCCCGGACGCCGGCTACGCGCCGGCGCTGCTCGCCGAAGCGTACGCGCGCGCCGGCCGGCGCGCCGCGGCGCGCGCGGAGCTGCGCGACGCGGTCCGGCTTCATCCGCGCGACGGCGACACCGCGCTGGCGATGCTGGCGCTGGGCGAACGCGAGCGCGGCCTCGCGATCCTCGCCGTGATGCGGCCCGACTCATCGGACTATCGCGCGCTCGTCGATCCGCGCCTCGCACCGTTCCGCGACGCGCTGCGCGAGCGCGCGCGGCGTCTCAAACACCAAGGCTGA
- a CDS encoding VOC family protein — protein sequence MPNPFVHVELNTTDPAKAKQFYGSLFDWKLEDMPMGGGDVYTLIGVGEDGTGGGMMQHPVPGAPSMWLAYVSVDDVEASTKKAQSLGASVIRDKTEVPGMGAFSILTDPTGAMFALWQAAQH from the coding sequence GTGCCAAATCCGTTCGTTCATGTCGAGCTCAACACGACCGACCCCGCCAAAGCGAAACAGTTCTACGGCAGCCTGTTCGACTGGAAGCTCGAAGACATGCCGATGGGCGGCGGCGACGTCTACACGCTGATCGGCGTCGGCGAGGACGGGACCGGCGGCGGCATGATGCAGCATCCGGTGCCCGGCGCGCCGTCGATGTGGCTCGCATACGTCTCCGTCGACGACGTCGAAGCATCGACGAAGAAAGCGCAGTCGCTCGGCGCGAGCGTCATCCGCGACAAGACGGAAGTCCCGGGGATGGGGGCGTTCAGCATTCTCACCGACCCCACCGGCGCGATGTTCGCGTTGTGGCAGGCGGCGCAGCACTGA
- a CDS encoding FecR domain-containing protein — protein sequence MHSSLVRRPVALAAAAALLFSVFVPLAARADSDAAVAASPSGVGVARISYIRGSVAVQRGDSATATTAVINAPVLGGDYVTTGENARAEIEFDATAAVRLGAGVQMRFTHLDTADRELQLAEGTVELRLLRGLDGRSQIDTPSVSLRPRTQGAYRVSVDADGRTQITVRSGIADVVTPQETRSLSTGSTLLASGPAANPVLQSVNLIADDDFDAFNIARDLLAQRALGSGDYFAPGVAGLADLDSYGQWVSDSSYGRVWVPYNVAPGWAPYRDGRWAWEDNFGWTWIGYEPWGWAPYHYGRWYHNSRYGWCWYPNPFVTVWSPALVGFFTFGSGLGLGFGNIGWVPLSPLDPFNPWWGFGNSASIVYVSNNFDNDWHHHHHHDWDDVARTYGNAKYNGVTYVPRHDFQNGQFQHRYTTPPQQRHVEIVRGPVPVVPTVASLRYSERPVSPQLALKPALMQRQFAGNPTVVRRTPFEQQRAAIAAVTRAVTTQFQQTPTQPHVVSAPRVPRTTTPVKVQNLNAAPTAERRVNDPWARFGTSRGTPTGVRTTASGVTVIDGAQTGGKPAASTAAPRTAHDTPAWTRFDTSAPRTVRTYETPARTNEAPARTNEPARTYSAPAQRYEAPPQTQRYVPPPQPPAQPQRYSAPARTTTTSSSSGSHPHSEQRSSSGTIHQ from the coding sequence ATGCATTCATCGCTCGTTCGCCGGCCTGTCGCGCTCGCCGCGGCCGCGGCCCTTCTGTTTTCCGTCTTCGTCCCGCTCGCCGCCCGCGCCGACTCCGACGCGGCCGTTGCGGCGAGCCCCTCCGGCGTCGGCGTCGCGCGGATCAGCTACATTCGCGGTTCGGTCGCGGTGCAGCGCGGCGACTCGGCGACGGCGACGACCGCGGTAATCAACGCGCCGGTGCTCGGGGGGGACTACGTCACCACCGGCGAGAACGCGCGCGCCGAGATCGAGTTCGACGCGACGGCCGCGGTGCGGCTCGGCGCCGGCGTGCAGATGCGGTTCACGCACCTCGACACGGCCGACCGCGAGCTGCAGCTCGCCGAAGGCACGGTCGAGCTGCGCCTGCTGCGCGGCCTCGACGGCCGCTCGCAGATTGACACGCCGTCGGTCTCGCTGCGCCCGCGCACGCAAGGCGCGTACCGCGTCTCGGTTGACGCAGACGGGCGCACGCAGATCACCGTCCGCTCGGGGATCGCCGATGTCGTCACGCCGCAGGAGACGCGCTCGCTCTCGACCGGATCGACGCTGCTCGCGAGCGGCCCGGCGGCGAATCCGGTGCTGCAGTCGGTGAACCTGATCGCCGACGACGACTTCGACGCGTTCAACATTGCGCGCGACCTGCTCGCGCAGCGCGCGCTCGGCAGCGGCGACTACTTCGCGCCGGGCGTCGCGGGGCTTGCCGATCTTGATTCCTATGGTCAGTGGGTGAGCGACTCGAGCTACGGCCGCGTTTGGGTTCCGTACAACGTCGCGCCGGGCTGGGCGCCGTACCGCGACGGGCGCTGGGCGTGGGAAGACAATTTCGGCTGGACCTGGATCGGCTACGAGCCATGGGGCTGGGCGCCGTATCACTACGGCCGCTGGTACCATAACAGTCGCTATGGCTGGTGCTGGTATCCCAATCCGTTCGTCACCGTATGGAGCCCCGCGCTGGTCGGCTTCTTCACCTTCGGCAGCGGACTCGGTCTGGGCTTCGGCAACATCGGCTGGGTGCCGCTGAGCCCGCTCGATCCGTTCAACCCGTGGTGGGGCTTCGGCAACAGCGCGTCGATCGTCTACGTCTCGAACAACTTCGACAACGACTGGCACCATCACCACCATCACGACTGGGACGACGTCGCGCGCACCTACGGCAACGCGAAGTACAACGGCGTCACGTACGTCCCTCGCCACGACTTCCAAAACGGACAGTTCCAGCATCGCTACACGACGCCGCCGCAGCAGCGCCACGTGGAGATCGTGCGCGGTCCGGTCCCCGTCGTTCCGACCGTCGCGAGCCTGCGCTACAGCGAACGCCCCGTATCGCCGCAGCTCGCGCTGAAGCCGGCCTTGATGCAGCGCCAGTTCGCCGGCAACCCCACGGTCGTGCGGCGCACGCCGTTCGAGCAGCAGCGCGCCGCGATCGCCGCCGTAACGCGCGCGGTGACAACGCAGTTCCAGCAAACGCCGACCCAGCCGCACGTCGTTTCAGCGCCGCGCGTGCCGCGCACGACGACGCCGGTGAAGGTGCAGAACCTCAACGCGGCGCCGACGGCCGAGCGCAGGGTGAACGATCCGTGGGCGCGCTTCGGCACGAGCCGCGGAACGCCAACCGGCGTGCGCACAACGGCGTCCGGCGTGACCGTGATCGACGGCGCGCAAACCGGCGGAAAGCCGGCCGCTTCGACCGCCGCGCCGCGCACGGCGCACGACACGCCGGCCTGGACACGCTTCGACACGAGCGCGCCGCGCACGGTCCGCACGTACGAGACTCCGGCGCGAACCAACGAGGCGCCGGCGCGCACGAACGAACCGGCGCGAACCTACTCCGCACCGGCCCAGCGCTACGAAGCGCCGCCGCAGACGCAGCGCTACGTCCCGCCGCCGCAGCCGCCCGCCCAGCCGCAGCGCTATTCAGCGCCGGCACGCACGACGACGACAAGCTCCAGTTCGGGATCGCATCCGCACTCCGAGCAACGGTCCTCGTCCGGCACGATTCACCAATAG
- a CDS encoding CoA transferase, whose product MPMRGPLDGVRVLEFAGIGPAPFCAMLLADLGADVVRVERAGDEPYFRRADPVTTRGRSMLALDLKAPDGFELALAALEHADVLLEGFRPGVMERLGLGPEVALRRNPRLIYGRMTGWGQSGPLAHAAGHDINYIALTGALAAIGPANGPPVPPLNLVGDFGGGALYLALGIVAALYERERSRAGQVIDAAVVDGAASLMALFHGMTAKGTLSLERGRRLLGGDAPNYRCYECADGRYVAVGALEPKFFAELLNRLEISASADDNWTTTSQKLAAAFKRKTRDEWAPLFEGTDACVAPVLALDEAPSHPHLRARGVYAELDGIVQPAAAPRFSRTPGEERNAADESGHDALRRWGVEAG is encoded by the coding sequence GTGCCGATGCGTGGACCGCTCGATGGCGTACGAGTGCTGGAGTTCGCCGGAATCGGGCCAGCGCCGTTCTGCGCGATGCTGCTCGCCGATCTCGGTGCCGACGTCGTCCGCGTCGAGCGCGCCGGCGACGAACCCTACTTCAGGCGCGCGGATCCGGTCACGACGCGCGGCCGCAGCATGCTCGCGCTCGATTTGAAAGCGCCGGATGGGTTCGAACTTGCGCTAGCCGCACTGGAGCACGCTGACGTGCTGCTCGAAGGCTTCCGACCCGGCGTGATGGAGCGGCTCGGACTCGGCCCCGAGGTCGCGCTCCGCCGCAACCCGCGGCTGATCTACGGCCGTATGACGGGCTGGGGTCAGAGCGGTCCGCTCGCGCACGCCGCCGGGCACGATATCAACTACATCGCGCTCACCGGCGCGCTGGCCGCGATCGGCCCGGCGAACGGGCCGCCGGTTCCGCCGCTGAACCTCGTCGGCGATTTCGGCGGCGGGGCGCTGTACCTCGCGCTCGGGATCGTCGCCGCGCTCTACGAGCGCGAGCGCTCCCGTGCGGGCCAGGTGATCGACGCCGCGGTCGTCGATGGCGCTGCCTCACTCATGGCGCTCTTCCACGGAATGACCGCAAAAGGCACGCTTTCACTCGAGCGCGGCCGGCGGCTGCTCGGCGGCGACGCGCCGAATTACCGCTGCTACGAATGCGCCGACGGCCGCTACGTCGCGGTCGGCGCGCTCGAGCCGAAATTCTTCGCGGAGCTGCTCAACCGTTTAGAGATTAGCGCGAGCGCCGACGACAACTGGACGACGACCTCGCAGAAGCTCGCGGCGGCGTTCAAGCGCAAGACCCGAGACGAGTGGGCACCCCTCTTCGAAGGCACCGACGCGTGCGTGGCGCCGGTGCTCGCGCTCGACGAAGCGCCGTCGCACCCGCACCTGCGCGCGCGTGGCGTCTATGCCGAGCTGGACGGGATCGTCCAACCCGCGGCGGCGCCACGCTTTTCGCGCACGCCGGGCGAGGAGCGCAATGCGGCGGACGAGAGCGGCCACGACGCGCTGCGGCGCTGGGGCGTCGAGGCGGGATAG
- a CDS encoding dephospho-CoA kinase, whose amino-acid sequence MAKLRVGLTGGIGSGKSAVAAVFAERGATVIDADALAREVVAPGSDGLRDVAARWPEAIAPDGALDRAALAQIVFADERARAELNAITHPRVRARAAEIERDVPRGVVVHVIPLLFEGDYWRQCEKTVVVIAPDEVRIARVVARDAAEREAVERRMAAQIAPELARGRADYVVENDGDLSDLRERAGRVYDALLRDLAAKER is encoded by the coding sequence ATGGCGAAGCTCAGGGTCGGGCTGACGGGCGGGATCGGGTCGGGGAAGAGTGCCGTCGCGGCGGTTTTCGCGGAGCGCGGGGCAACTGTGATCGACGCCGATGCGCTGGCGCGCGAGGTCGTCGCGCCTGGCTCGGACGGGCTGCGCGACGTCGCGGCACGCTGGCCGGAAGCGATCGCCCCGGACGGCGCGCTCGACCGCGCTGCGCTGGCGCAGATCGTGTTCGCGGATGAACGCGCGCGCGCGGAACTCAACGCGATCACGCACCCGCGAGTGCGCGCACGCGCGGCCGAGATCGAGCGCGACGTGCCCCGCGGCGTGGTGGTGCACGTGATTCCGCTGCTGTTCGAAGGCGACTACTGGCGGCAGTGTGAGAAGACGGTCGTGGTGATCGCGCCGGACGAGGTGCGGATCGCGCGCGTCGTCGCGCGCGACGCGGCCGAACGCGAGGCGGTCGAGCGGCGCATGGCGGCGCAGATCGCGCCCGAGCTCGCGCGCGGCCGCGCGGACTACGTCGTCGAGAACGACGGCGACCTGAGTGATCTGCGCGAACGCGCGGGCCGCGTCTACGACGCGCTGCTGCGCGACCTGGCGGCGAAAGAACGCTGA